ATAGAAATAAACATTGAATATCTTTTTCTAATTTGCTTATTAATATCTTTACTTTCTGTATATAATTCCAATGGTCCATGCGCTTTATTTTTTCGCATATATACTCTTCCAGCATATTCTGCAACTATAGTAATTCCACTTTGTTCTAAAAAATTAAGATACTCTTTTTTCTTGTCTCCATGATAGTTTGGAATATCAATTTTATATTGATACTTAGCTGGTGAAACATCTTCAAACTCATAATTTCCATTGCTATATCCTATTAACATAAGTCCACTTTCACCTTGTTCATTTAACCATTCTTCTTCTTTACAAATATCCAAAAAAGTCTTTTTAACTGTTGTTTTCATTGTTTTTCTCCTTTACTGTTCTCGCATTTTTCAATAATTCTTCTAAACGAATAAGTTCTAACTCAAAATATTTTTTTCCTGTATCTGTTATAATATATTCTATTTTTCTATCTTGAGGTTCATTATCCAACTGTCTAATCCAGTTCTTTTTTTGTAGTGTGTCTAATGCCCCATAAAGTGTTCCTGCTCCAAGATTTACTCTATTATCAGTCATCTCTGCAATATCTTTCATTAAAGCATATCCATGAGCTGGGTTATGAAGACGAAGTAAAATATAAAAAACAGATTCTGTTAAAGCTCCACTATTAGTTTGTCTTCCCATTATTTCTCCTTTCTATTACGTTTTATGATATATCGTAATTAAAGTATATCATAAAAAGTAATAGTTGTCAACACTTTAATAAAAAAATTTTTTATTTGTAAAATATAGTAAAATCAGCAATAATAGGATATTTTATTAAGAGATTCTTGTTGTTTCACAATAAAAAAAGCAGAAATTTTTTTAATCTCTGCCTTCTATAATATTATTTTTTAAAATTTATTTTATTTTCATTACCATTAATAAGTCTTACAATATTACTTTTATGTCTATATATACTTAAACTTGCTAAAAGAAAAAATGTTAATAAAACATAAATATTTCTATATTTAAAAAATATATATGATATTGGCAATACTAAAGTTGTTGTAAGTATTGACCCCAATGATATATATTTCGTCAATACAACTATTGTAATAAATAGTATAATTGCTACAATTGCAATTTTATAGTCTAAAAATATAATAAATCCAAAAGAGGATGCAATACCCTTTCCACCTTTAAAATTCAAAAACACAGGCCAATTATGCCCTATAACCACAAAAATTCCAGCTAATAGAACACCATTTAATCCTAATAGCTTCATTCCTATAAAACAAGCTAAAATTGATTTTAAAAGGTCAACAATAAATGTTAGAGCTCCTGCCTTAATTCCAAAGACTCTTAATGCATTCGTCGTTCCCGCATTTTTACTTCCATAATCTCTAATATCTTTATTAAATAACAACTTTCCAAAAATCATTCCACCAGATATATTACCTAAAAAATAAGCAATAATTATACAAAATATAAAATTAAACATTTTCTTCTCCCCTTGCTCTAAGTTCAAAAACTATAGGAGAAGAAGTAAATGAAAAATTCTTTCTAATTTGATTTTCTAAATATCTCAAATATGAAAAATGCATCAACTCCACTTTATTAACAAATATTACAAACTTCGGTGGTCTAACCGAAACTTGACTTGCATAAAATATTTTTAGTCTTTGTCCTTTATCAGTAGGTGGTGAATTATGAACAACTGCATCATTTATAATATCATTTAAAATCCCAGTTGAAATTCTTGTACTATAATTTTCATCTGCAATTCTTATAGCGTCAAATAATTTATCAATTCTTTGCCCTGTTTTAACTGAAATAAAAACAAGTTGTGCATACGGAACAAAGCTTAATTTAGTTCTTATATCATCTTCAAAAGCTTTATAAGTTTTATTATCTTTAACGATTAAATCCCATTTATTAACTGCGATGATTAAAGATTTATTTTGTTCTTTAGCAAAACCAATAACTTTTGTATCCTGTTCCGTAACACCTTCTGTAGCATCAATCAAAAGAATTGCAATATCTGATCTTTCAACTGCATTTAAAGTTCTTACTACACTATATCTTTCCAAGTTTTCAGTTATATTCTTTTTTCTTCTTAGCCCAGCAGTATCAGTGAAAATGTAAGTTTTTCCATCAATTTCAACTCTAGAATCTATAGAATCTCTTGTAGTTCCGGCAATATCAGAAACAATCATTCTTTCTTCCCCAAGAATTCTATTCATTAAAGAGCTCTTACCTACATTAGGTTTCCCAATTAATGCAATTTTTGTTACTTCATCTTCTTCCCCTGTATATTTATTTTCAGGAAATTCTTTTATAATTTCATCAAGCAAATCTCCAAGTCCAAAACCTTGAGTCGCAGATATAATATTCAAATTTTCAAAACCAAGCTCATAAAACTCATAAACTTCTGCAGGCATTTTATGAGTATCAACTTTATTTACAGCTAGAACAACTGGCTTTTTAGTTCTTCTCAAATAGTTTGAAATTTCTCTATCTTCATCCATTAAGCCACTTTTCCCATCCACTACAAATAAAATTACATCAGCATTTTCCATTGCAACATCAGCTTGAGCTTTAATTTTTTGTAAAATAATATCATCACTATTAGGCTCAAGTCCTCCTGTATCGCAAAGAATAAAATGTTTATTTTGCCATTCAGCATCTTGATATAATCTATCTCTCGTAACACCGGGAGTATCTTCAGTAATAGCAATTCTTTTATTTATAAGTTTATTAAAAAGTGTTGATTTCCCAACATTTGGTCGTCCAACTACACAAACTAAAGGTCTTTCCATAAATTCACCTCCACTTTCTTAATATATTTTAACATATTTTGTTATTTAAAAAAATAAGCTCCTACAAAGGAGCTCATTATTATACTGGATAAATAGAAACTTGTTTTTTATCTCTACCTTTTCTTTCAAATCTTACAACACCAGAAACTTTAGCAAAAAGTGTATCATCTCCACCCTTACCAACATTTACTCCTGGGTGTATTTTTGTTCCACGTTGTCTAACTAAAATATTTCCTGCAAGAACGAATTGTCCATCCCCTCTTTTAGTACCTAATCTTTTAGCTCTACTATCACGACCGTTCTTAGTACTACCTAAACCTTTTTTACTGGAAAAAAGTTGTAAATTAATTTTTAACATACTCTACACCTCCTTATAATAAATCTCAATATATTTATTATATTCTTCTTTCAATGATATAATGCCAACTTCAAAAGTTTTTATTATCGTCTGAATATCTCTAACCTTAGCTTCATCTAAATTTTCAATATCTATCATCATCTTTAAATAACCATCTCCTACATCAATATCCATATACTTAGGGTCTATGGAACAGATTTTTTCAATAGAATTTGGTGTATTCATAGATAAAATAGATAATGATGCACAGAGAATATCATTCTCTTTACTAAAATCAGCATGTCCATCCATTTCAAATCCGTAATATAAATCTTTTTTCTTAAAAATATAAATATCAGTCATTAAAATGCAATACTTTCAATTTTAACTTTTGTAAATGGTTGACGATGTCCTTTTTTCTTTCTATAATTTTTCTTAGCTTTGAACTTGAAAATTATAACTTTCTTTCCTCTTCCATGTCTTTCAACAGTTCCTTCAACCTTAGCTCCTTCAACCAATGGAGAACCAACTTTAATATCTCCATCTTTAGAAACTAAAAGAACTTTATCAAAAGATACTTTAGAACCTTCTTCAACATTTAATTTTTCAACAAAAATGCTTTGTCCTTCTTCAACTTGGTATTGTTTACCACCAGTTTCAATTATTGCGTACATAGTGCACCTCCTCATTCTTAAGTCTCGCCGAAATTAGGTGCTATGCTTTAAAAACCTAATCCGTGCGGTAACACAACAAGTAGTATATCATAAAAATAACAAAAAATCAAGATTTTTCAAAAAATTTTATATTATTTTAATTTTATGGTATAATAATTTATATTATTTTAAAAATAAGATAAAAGTAATTATATAAAAATCAAAATGATTGTTCTTTGAGGAGGTTTTTTATGTCAGAGAAAAAAATAAGAAGTATACAATCAAAACCTAAAAATAAGAAGCAAAGTTCTGGAAAATCAATTTTCAAAATTTTAACCATAACTATATTGACTATTCTTATGCTTGGAGCAGGAATTACAGGAATTTTTGCAACAACATTCGTAGATATTATGAAAGATGCTCCAGTTGTTGATACGTCTAATATAAATGAACTAATGATTCAATCTTCTAAAATTTTAGATAGAGATGAAAATGTAGTTGAAAAAATAGAAAACTTAGAAAATAGAACAATTGTAAAACTAAGCGATGTTCCTGAACATTTGGTAAATGCTTTTATTTCTATTGAAGACGAAAGATTTTATACACATAAAGGTGTTGACCCTATTGGTATTGCAAAGAGTCTTTTCGATACTGCTAAAGGTAGACTTAGAGGTGGTTCAACAATTGCTCAGCAATTAGCTAGAAACTTATACCTTTCTAACGAAAAGAAAATAGAAAGAAAATTAAAAGAAGCATATCTTGCAATTAAAATTACAGATAGTTTAAAAAGAGAAGGTGTTCTTGAAGCCTATTTAAATAGAGTTTTCTTAGGACAGCATTCCTATGGTGTGCAATCAGCAAGTCAAGGGTATTTTTCAAAAGATGTAAAAGATTTGACTATTGCAGAATCTGCACTTCTTGCAGCTATTGTTCAAAGTCCATCAAACTATTCTCTATATAAGACTATTAAGCCAGAAAATGTAAATGATGAATCTTCTGTTATAAAAGATTTAAACATCAATGGTCAAGTTTATAAAGCAGTATATAATCCTAAAGTACTAGATAGACAAAAATATGTTTTGAAAAAAATGTATCAGCTTAAGAAAATAACTAAAGAAGAATATGAAGAAGCTCTTAAAGAAGATGTATTTGCTGCTATCAAGCCTAATAAGGGATTTGAGAGAGAGGTTTCAACTTACTTCACAGAATACGTTAAATACCAAGTTGCTGAAAAGTTAATGAAAAAGTATAATTATACAAAAGAAGAAGCCTGGAATAAAATATACAATGGTGGTTTGACTATTCATTCTACAATGGATCAAACTATTCAGAAAAATTTAGAAAATCTTTATAGTGATTTTGCAAATGTTATGAAGGCCCCAAAAAGTGGTGGACCTGCATTTGCTTCATTTAAAAGAGATAGATCGAATAATATAACTGATTCTAATGGAAAGATAATATTATATAAAAAATCTAATATTATCGATGGAAATAATAATATTATAATTCCAAAAGGAGAATTTACCATAAACGAAGATAAATCTTTGGAAATTAAGAGTAATAGAATTTCCATGTACCAAAATGTTTTAGCGGTATCAAGTTTCTATACTATTAATAACCAAAACAATCTTGTAACCCATGGAATAGGAAGTTTTCAAGTTCCTGAGGAAAATTTAACTATTGAAAATGAAAAAACTTTTAAAATTTCTGCAAGTTTCTTTGAAACTTATAAAGATTTTTATAATGTAAATGATAATGGAGATTTAACTTTAAACTCAAAATACTTCCAAATAGATGAAGATGGAACAGTTCAACCACAATCCTCTTCTGTAGTAATAGACCATACTAAAGGCGAATTAATTGCAATAATTGGAGGTAGAGAAACAAAAGGTAATCCTCTAAATAGAGCTTATAGAGTTCCGAGACAACCAGGTTCTACTATGAAACCTATCGGAGTATATACACCTGCACTTGATAATGGATATACTGCTGCTACTGGAATTGAAGATGCTCCACACTATAATGATAAGCACGAATTGTGGCCAAAAAACTGGTATAATGGTTATAGAGGTCTTCAAACGCTTAGAGAAAGTATTGTTCAGTCTATAAACGTAAATGCAGTTAAAACGCTAGAGAAAATTGGAATTGAAAAATCAAAAGAATATTTGAAAAGATTTGGTTTAATAAATGAAGAAAATGAATTAGATGATACTTATGTTTCAAGGTCAGAAAATATTGAATATAATGACGAAAACTTATCAAGTATGGCTTTAGGTGGTATGACAAGAGGTATGACTAACTTAAAAATGACCGCTGCTTATGCCTCAATAGCAAATGATGGAAAATACCTTGAACCTATTTCATTTACAAAAGTAGTCGACTCTACAGGTAAAGTGATTTTAGAACCAGATCAAAAGCAAAGAGAAGTTACGTCAAATGCTAATGCTTTTATTATGAGAGATATACTTAAAGGAGTCCCTGATGCTATGGCACCTGGTGCTAAACATCCAACAATAGAAGTTGCTGGTAAAACAGGTACTACAAGTGACCTTAGAGACTCTTGGTTCGTTGGTTTTTCACCTTATTATACTATTGGAACATGGATTGGATTTGATAATCAAAATATAGAACTAAATAATAATAATTCTATGGCAGCAACCCTTTGGGGAAAAGTTAATAAGATAGTCTTAGAAGGTAAAAAGGCAAAGAAATTTGACCCACCTCCTGAAAATGTAATTAAGAAATACATTTCAGTCAGATCAGGATTGTTAGCTACAGAAGGATCAGGAAAAGCTGTTTATGAATATTTTGTAAAAGGTACTGAACCTACAAAATTTGAACAATCATATTTTGTTTATTATAAGATTGATAAAAGAAATGGAAAATTAGCTACTGAATCTACTCCAAAGCAATATGTTGAAGAGAGAAAATATTATATTAAAGCTAGTGCTTATAAACCAGGTAAAACTGATTATTCTAGAGATGACTTTATTAATCCACCTCCATCAGATGTATCTGATATAGTAGATGATCCAAATACAAATAACAATAACAATAATAATAATAATAACAACAGTAATAATAACAACAATAATAATAATAACGATAGTAATAGTAATACTAACGATACTAATACTAACGATACTAATACTAACACAAATGAAAATAACAATCCATAAAAAAAAAGAGTTGCAATCGCAACTCTTTTTTAGTATACTTCATCGATTATTCCGCCACCTATTACAATATCATCCAAATAAAACACAGCTGATTGTCCTTTGTTCGGGGCTCTTACTTGTTTTTCAAATTCTACAAATAACTCATTATTTTTATAGAATAATAATCCTTTAGTTTCATTTTGACCATGTCTTACTTTTACACTAACTTCCAAAGGCTTTTCTAAAGTATCAAAAGGTATAAAATTTTCTTCCCTTATTTTTATTTTATCTTTATAAAGTGCATCTTCATCCGATAATGTTACTGTATTATCTATTGCATTTATCTTAGATACAAATACTCTTTTACCCAGTGCAATTCCAAGACCTTTTCTTTGACCAACAGTATAGTAAACTATACCTTTATGTTTTCCAAGTTTATTTCCCTTTTCATCAATAAAGTATCCTTCTTTTATCAATTCGGGATTCCTTTGTTTAATAAAAAGACCATGATCTCTATTTTGAACAAAACAAATTTCTTCACTATCTTTTTTTGAATAAGTCAAAATATTTTCATCTTTAGCAATTTGTCTTACTTCTTCCTTTTCTAAATCTGCAAGTGGAAATAAAGTCTTTGATAAAACTTCTTGACTTGTATTGTATAAAAAATAAGTTTGATCTTTTTTAGAGTCTTTAGCTCTTTTTAATAAGTATCTATTATAATTTTTATCAAATTCAACTTTTGCATAATGTCCAGTAGAAATAAAATCAGCCTTTAGAGGCTTTATTTTTTCCACAAAGCTATTAAATTTAATGTATTTATTACAAGCAACACAAGGATTCGGAGTGTAACCAAGAGAGTACTCTCTTACAAAATTTTCAATTACTTTTCTATCAAATTCTTCCCTAAAGCTCATTGTATAATGCTTTACTCCCATAGCTTCAGCAACAATTTTTGCATCCATAACAGAGGATAAAGAACAACAGCCTTTTTCTTCATCATAAAGATGTCCTTTAGGTACTAAATTCATAGTAACTCCAATTACTTCATAACCTTCTTCCAATAACAAATGGCAGGCAACACAACTGTCGACCCCGCCACTCATTCCTAAAATAACTCTTTTATTCAAAATTACCTCACTAATAACTGATAATTATTCCACCCTCATTTTCGTAAGTAGAAGATAATCCTCTTGCAGAAACAATCAAAATATCCTTAAAATTGTATCTTTCAACTATTTTATTCTTTATTTCTTTTGCTCTTTCCAAACAATTACAATGAGTTATTACCAATATTTTTTCTTCAATATTTGAACTATTTTCAGCTATTGCATCAATTAATTCACTATATGCTTTTTTTAAGCCTCTAACTTTCTTATAAATATCTATTTCACCATTAATACCTTGCATAACAGGCTTTATAGAAAAAGCAGAAGCAATCATAGCTTTTAATTTAGAAATTCTTCCATTTTTTATTAAATTATCAAGACTTTCCAAAACAAAAAATATATTCATTTCTGAAATGTATTTTGTTACATTATCAACAATTTCTTGGAACGTCATTTTTTTATCTATACATTCTTGAATTTTCAAGGCAACTAAAGTTTCTCCAGAGGCAGCAGACTTAGTATCAAAAACATGAATCAATCTTTCTCCCTTTTCAAGTACCATTGTCTTTGCTAAACATGCATTAGAATATGTTGCACTTAATTTTCCAGATAAAGTTACACAAAAAACTTCTTTTGCCTCTTCAAATTTATCCATAAAAAGTTTAGGAGATGGTGCAGCTGTTTTTATAGAACTTGCATTTCTCATAGCTTGTATATATTTATCTACATCTAAATTTTCATCATCTAAATAATCAACATCATCCAGTTGTAATGTCAAAGGAACTAATTCGATATCTAGTTTGCTTTTCATCTCCTCTGTTAAATCACAACAACTGTCAGCAACTATCAATCTATCTTTCATACTATCCTAACCTCTCTTCAATAAATTTGGCAAGTTTTTTAGCTTCAACTTCCAATTCTTCTTGATTTTCTCCTTCAATCATAACTCTAACTAAAGGTTCAGTTCCAGAAGGTCTTATTAAAACTCTTCCATTACCTGAAAATTTTTCTTCAATTTGTTTTATCTCAGCAACTATTTCCTTATCTTGTGCATAAGCATTTCTATTTTCAAGCTTAACTTTTGCATTTACTAAAACTTGTGGATATGAAACCATAAGCTCATTAAAATAAGACAATTTATTTATACTACTTGCAACTAGTTCACAAATCTTTAAAGCTGTAAAAGTCCCATCTCCCGTTGTACTATCATTTAAGAAAATCATATGTCCAGATTGCTCAGCTCCAAGAATGTAATCATGTTCAAGCATTTGTTCAAGAACGAACCTATCTCCAACTTTTGCTGCAACAAAATTTACATCTATTGAGTCTAAATATTTTTTTAGTCCAATATTACTCATAACTGTTCCAACAACAGCATTATTTGTAAGTTCATCTTTTTCTTTATATGACTTAGCCATTGCTGCTAAAATATGATCTCCATCCATAATATTTCCTTTTTCATCAACAGCTAAACATCTATCAGCATCTCCATCAAAAGAAAATCCCATATCAACATCATTTTCCAAAACGGCTTTTCTTATTACTTCCATATTTGTACTACCACAATTTAAGTTAATATTCTTTCCATCAGGAGCAGTATTTAAAGAAATAACTTCCATTCCTAACTCTTCAAATAATTTTCTCGCAATTTTATAACTTGCCCCATTTCCAAAGTCTACTGCTATTTTTAAATTTGAAAAATCTGCATCTACTCTTGATTTTAAATAATCCGCATAAATAGAAACCGCCTCTTTTTCTTCAGTGAAAATTCCTTCTTGAACTTCTCCAAAGTCAAAATTTTCATCATCTAAAATATTTTCAACTTTAAATTCTATTTCATCAGAAAGTTTGAAGCCATCTTCATTAAAAATCTTAATTCCATTATATTTAAAAGGATTATGTGAAGCAGAAATAACAGCTCCTCCAACTGCTTTAAAATATTTAATTAAATAAGCAACTGTTGGTGTTGGCGCTATTCCAATAGTAACTACATTAAAGCCCATTTCTAATAAGCCTTTAGCTAAACTACTCTCAAGATTTTTTCCACTTTCTCTAGTATCTCTACCTATTATAAATAACTTTTCTTCTTTATCTTTTAAAATATATCCAACAGATTTTCCGAGTTTATATGCAAGTTCGTCAGTTAAATTTTCTCCATATACTCCTCTTACACCATCTGTTCCAAAATAATTACCCATTTTTTCTCCTGTTTTATTTTCTAAATTTATTCTTGATTACACAAATAATCACAACAATTATATCATAAATAAAGAAAAAAATCATTAATTATAGCAAAAAACAATGTATTTATATTTATCGTACTAAATTTAAATTTCTCATACTATTATAAATAAAGTACAATACTTTTTTAATTTTTCTCTTTTATTTTAAATTGTGCCATTATTATACTTAATAAAGTAATGACAACAACTATAAGGTAAATTGATTTGTTCTGTTCAAATCCTAAAATTCCCTCTGGTATTAACTTTGAAATCCATAGATAAACTCTATCTCCAAAATAGACTCCCATAGCAAAGAACAATTGAAAAATTCCCATACTTACATTTCTATCTTCTTTTTCAAAGTATTGCATAGCCATTGAAATCAAGCAAGTATACGCAATTCCATAGCCAAAACCATTAAAAATATATCCAAAAAATGCAGGGATATATGAATTAGTTAATAAAATAATTATATAAAATATTAGATTTGAAACTAAACCTAAGATTAAAGTTTTTTCAATTCCTATCTTCTTTGCAAAATAAGTTCCTGCTAATACACTTGCAATAAGTTGTGGAAAAGCAAATAGTACGTCAATATAAGCCAAACATATAGGTGGCATATTTAAATTAACTTTTGCATAAGCAATCATATTTGCTCCTGACGTTGAAAACTTTATAAATGAAACTAAAATTGCAATTAAACAGATATATAAATAGCCTTTAAATTCAAAAACTTTTTTAACTTTTTCAAAGCTAAATCTCTTTGCAGAATAAGAAACATCTTTAACAAAAAAACTTAATATCAAAGCTACAATTGAAATTGTAGCAGAAAGTGTCCAAAGCAATTTAAAATTCTTGTATGTACCATAAGTTGACAAATACTGTATTGGAGCTGCTATAAATTCTGCTAAAAGCGGTGCTATTGATAGAATCGACGCTGAAATTGCAGCTTTTTCCTTAGAAAAAGTCTCTGAAAACAACACATTGAAAACTGCAAGCATAGATGCACATATTCCCATAGCTATTGATGAAAAATAAAGAGTATTATAGCTTGGTTTTAAAACGACCATTAAAGATGCTAATGTTAAAATAAAAAGTGCAATTTGAATAAATATTTTTTTTCTATTAAAAATATCACTCAATATAAAAATTGGCAGTCTGATAAAGCAACTTATTAGTCCGTATGCAGAAGTTATCTGTGCAGCCAAAACAATCGAAAAACCAAGCCCCCCCTCTTTCATAGGACTTATAGCATAGAGCTTTCTATAAGCTCTTACAACTGTTATTCCACTCCAAAAAAGTACAAACAACCAAAATATTAACTTTTGATTTCTATCCAAATCGTATTTCTTTGAAATAAAATATATAATTACAAAAGTTAAAATAATCATAAAAATTGATGAATATAATTTTTCCATTTTTCTCTCCTAATTTTTTGGCTTAAAAGCTAAAATTTTACCACGTCTTATATATTTCTTTAAATCTATTTTATGTCCCCATTTTGCAAGATATTCTTCAGTTAATTCCTCTTCAATTATAGTATAAAGTTCGAAACCTACCATTTTTAAAATATTCTTTAACTTCTCCGAAGTTATTGAGCCAGCGACTCAAGTTGCATGAAAAATCGGTTCATCTTTGACCCATGATGGCAATTCATTAAATTGAACAATATCTGAAATTGAAATTCTTCCCCCTGATTTTAAAACTCGAAAAATTTCAGAATAAACTTTCTCCTTATCTTCACATAAATTTATAACACAATTTGAAATTACACAATCAACAGTATTGCTCTCAACTTTAAGATTATCTATATCTGAAACCATAAATTTAGTATTTAAAAACTTCTTTTTTTCTCTTATGTAATTTGCTCTTTCAATCATTTCAGGAAGTCTATCAACTCCGATAACAAAGCCTTCTTTCCCAACTATTTTACAAGCCTTAAAAACATCCATTCCTTTACCACAACCTAAATCTAAGACTGTTTCTCCACATCTTAAATTTGCATTTTGAATAGGATTACCACAACCCAAGCCAAGATTTGCTCCATTTTCTATATCTTCTAAAGTATAACCTAGACTTAAAGCAATCTTCTTTTCAATCTCTTTACTATCTTCACTTTCTCTTAATCTATCGTTTACAGCAATATTTTTATATAGATTATCTATTACTTTTTTACTATCACAACATTTCATATAAGCCTCCATACGACTTTATTATTTTATCACAAAATAAGGTGTTAGTCTAATTTACTTTTAATTTTTTAACTATACAAATTTTTACAAAAAAAATTAATAACTTGATTTTTTTCTAAATTACCTGTATTATATGGGTATAAGATAACTAGGA
Above is a genomic segment from Parvimonas micra containing:
- the plsY gene encoding glycerol-3-phosphate 1-O-acyltransferase PlsY, whose translation is MFNFIFCIIIAYFLGNISGGMIFGKLLFNKDIRDYGSKNAGTTNALRVFGIKAGALTFIVDLLKSILACFIGMKLLGLNGVLLAGIFVVIGHNWPVFLNFKGGKGIASSFGFIIFLDYKIAIVAIILFITIVVLTKYISLGSILTTTLVLPISYIFFKYRNIYVLLTFFLLASLSIYRHKSNIVRLINGNENKINFKK
- the rplU gene encoding 50S ribosomal protein L21, with amino-acid sequence MYAIIETGGKQYQVEEGQSIFVEKLNVEEGSKVSFDKVLLVSKDGDIKVGSPLVEGAKVEGTVERHGRGKKVIIFKFKAKKNYRKKKGHRQPFTKVKIESIAF
- a CDS encoding ribosomal-processing cysteine protease Prp; the encoded protein is MTDIYIFKKKDLYYGFEMDGHADFSKENDILCASLSILSMNTPNSIEKICSIDPKYMDIDVGDGYLKMMIDIENLDEAKVRDIQTIIKTFEVGIISLKEEYNKYIEIYYKEV
- a CDS encoding DUF2812 domain-containing protein — protein: MKTTVKKTFLDICKEEEWLNEQGESGLMLIGYSNGNYEFEDVSPAKYQYKIDIPNYHGDKKKEYLNFLEQSGITIVAEYAGRVYMRKNKAHGPLELYTESKDINKQIRKRYSMFISIGVSQFAIGIMLLISMLKYIKEKNAPFWITAIFGTIFVICGTVFFIMGILKQRKNTIKKEKFDIFEE
- a CDS encoding transglycosylase domain-containing protein produces the protein MSEKKIRSIQSKPKNKKQSSGKSIFKILTITILTILMLGAGITGIFATTFVDIMKDAPVVDTSNINELMIQSSKILDRDENVVEKIENLENRTIVKLSDVPEHLVNAFISIEDERFYTHKGVDPIGIAKSLFDTAKGRLRGGSTIAQQLARNLYLSNEKKIERKLKEAYLAIKITDSLKREGVLEAYLNRVFLGQHSYGVQSASQGYFSKDVKDLTIAESALLAAIVQSPSNYSLYKTIKPENVNDESSVIKDLNINGQVYKAVYNPKVLDRQKYVLKKMYQLKKITKEEYEEALKEDVFAAIKPNKGFEREVSTYFTEYVKYQVAEKLMKKYNYTKEEAWNKIYNGGLTIHSTMDQTIQKNLENLYSDFANVMKAPKSGGPAFASFKRDRSNNITDSNGKIILYKKSNIIDGNNNIIIPKGEFTINEDKSLEIKSNRISMYQNVLAVSSFYTINNQNNLVTHGIGSFQVPEENLTIENEKTFKISASFFETYKDFYNVNDNGDLTLNSKYFQIDEDGTVQPQSSSVVIDHTKGELIAIIGGRETKGNPLNRAYRVPRQPGSTMKPIGVYTPALDNGYTAATGIEDAPHYNDKHELWPKNWYNGYRGLQTLRESIVQSINVNAVKTLEKIGIEKSKEYLKRFGLINEENELDDTYVSRSENIEYNDENLSSMALGGMTRGMTNLKMTAAYASIANDGKYLEPISFTKVVDSTGKVILEPDQKQREVTSNANAFIMRDILKGVPDAMAPGAKHPTIEVAGKTGTTSDLRDSWFVGFSPYYTIGTWIGFDNQNIELNNNNSMAATLWGKVNKIVLEGKKAKKFDPPPENVIKKYISVRSGLLATEGSGKAVYEYFVKGTEPTKFEQSYFVYYKIDKRNGKLATESTPKQYVEERKYYIKASAYKPGKTDYSRDDFINPPPSDVSDIVDDPNTNNNNNNNNNNNSNNNNNNNNNDSNSNTNDTNTNDTNTNTNENNNP
- the mnmA gene encoding tRNA 2-thiouridine(34) synthase MnmA produces the protein MNKRVILGMSGGVDSCVACHLLLEEGYEVIGVTMNLVPKGHLYDEEKGCCSLSSVMDAKIVAEAMGVKHYTMSFREEFDRKVIENFVREYSLGYTPNPCVACNKYIKFNSFVEKIKPLKADFISTGHYAKVEFDKNYNRYLLKRAKDSKKDQTYFLYNTSQEVLSKTLFPLADLEKEEVRQIAKDENILTYSKKDSEEICFVQNRDHGLFIKQRNPELIKEGYFIDEKGNKLGKHKGIVYYTVGQRKGLGIALGKRVFVSKINAIDNTVTLSDEDALYKDKIKIREENFIPFDTLEKPLEVSVKVRHGQNETKGLLFYKNNELFVEFEKQVRAPNKGQSAVFYLDDIVIGGGIIDEVY
- the rpmA gene encoding 50S ribosomal protein L27; its protein translation is MLKINLQLFSSKKGLGSTKNGRDSRAKRLGTKRGDGQFVLAGNILVRQRGTKIHPGVNVGKGGDDTLFAKVSGVVRFERKGRDKKQVSIYPV
- a CDS encoding PadR family transcriptional regulator, which codes for MGRQTNSGALTESVFYILLRLHNPAHGYALMKDIAEMTDNRVNLGAGTLYGALDTLQKKNWIRQLDNEPQDRKIEYIITDTGKKYFELELIRLEELLKNARTVKEKNNENNS
- the der gene encoding ribosome biogenesis GTPase Der, which encodes MERPLVCVVGRPNVGKSTLFNKLINKRIAITEDTPGVTRDRLYQDAEWQNKHFILCDTGGLEPNSDDIILQKIKAQADVAMENADVILFVVDGKSGLMDEDREISNYLRRTKKPVVLAVNKVDTHKMPAEVYEFYELGFENLNIISATQGFGLGDLLDEIIKEFPENKYTGEEDEVTKIALIGKPNVGKSSLMNRILGEERMIVSDIAGTTRDSIDSRVEIDGKTYIFTDTAGLRRKKNITENLERYSVVRTLNAVERSDIAILLIDATEGVTEQDTKVIGFAKEQNKSLIIAVNKWDLIVKDNKTYKAFEDDIRTKLSFVPYAQLVFISVKTGQRIDKLFDAIRIADENYSTRISTGILNDIINDAVVHNSPPTDKGQRLKIFYASQVSVRPPKFVIFVNKVELMHFSYLRYLENQIRKNFSFTSSPIVFELRARGEENV